The Herbaspirillum sp. RTI4 genome has a segment encoding these proteins:
- the trbB gene encoding P-type conjugative transfer ATPase TrbB: MSNPPRDQGLSASLALERRVRMLRTAMGPDIAKALNDPDVVEVMLNPDGSLWIDRLSSGREPLGVSLTPADGERIIRLVAAHVRAEVHAGKPLLSAELPETGERFEGALPPVTPGPVFALRKRAVNLIRLDTYVADGILTEAQATFLRTAVRERQNILIAGGTSTGKTTLANALLDEIAATGDRVIVLEDTVELQCTALDHVPLRTRAGVVTMAELVRSTLRLRPDRIVVGEVRGAEALDLLKAWGTGHPGGIATVHAGSAAGALLRLEQLILEVAVTAPRALIAEAVNVIVYIAGRGNARRVQEIARVTGFDSHCYQLSTELVPSFPSLLSTPREHS; encoded by the coding sequence ATGAGCAACCCGCCGCGCGATCAGGGCTTGTCGGCCTCGCTGGCACTGGAACGTCGCGTGCGCATGCTGCGCACGGCGATGGGGCCGGACATCGCCAAGGCCTTGAACGACCCCGACGTGGTGGAAGTCATGCTCAACCCCGACGGTTCGCTGTGGATCGATCGACTGAGCAGTGGGCGCGAGCCGCTGGGTGTCAGCCTCACACCGGCCGATGGCGAACGCATCATCCGGCTGGTCGCCGCCCATGTGCGTGCTGAAGTGCATGCAGGCAAGCCGCTGTTGTCCGCCGAACTGCCCGAAACGGGCGAACGCTTCGAGGGCGCATTACCTCCCGTGACACCGGGGCCGGTCTTCGCGCTTCGCAAACGCGCAGTCAACCTGATCCGGCTCGACACCTATGTGGCCGACGGCATCCTGACCGAGGCGCAGGCGACGTTCCTGCGGACAGCCGTGCGCGAACGCCAGAACATCCTGATCGCGGGTGGCACCAGCACCGGCAAGACCACGCTGGCCAATGCCCTACTCGACGAGATCGCTGCCACTGGAGACCGCGTGATCGTGCTCGAAGACACGGTGGAGCTGCAATGCACGGCACTTGACCACGTCCCGCTGCGCACCCGCGCGGGTGTCGTGACCATGGCCGAGCTGGTGCGCTCGACCCTGCGGCTGCGGCCAGACCGCATCGTCGTGGGCGAGGTGCGCGGCGCCGAAGCGCTCGACCTGCTCAAAGCCTGGGGCACCGGCCATCCGGGCGGCATCGCAACCGTTCATGCCGGTTCCGCAGCGGGCGCGTTGCTGCGGCTGGAACAACTGATTCTTGAAGTCGCGGTAACCGCACCACGCGCCCTGATCGCCGAGGCCGTGAACGTCATCGTCTACATCGCCGGTCGCGGCAATGCGCGCCGCGTGCAGGAAATCGCCCGCGTCACCGGCTTCGACAGCCACTGCTACCAACTTAGCACGGAGCTGGTGCCTTCCTTTCCCTCACTTTTATCAACACCCCGAGAACACTCATGA
- a CDS encoding CopG family transcriptional regulator, translated as MSRTRLNLFIEHEHAKRLDELATMKGLSKSSIIAAALASFLSPDSGDQREAAIAKRLDRLSRQLDKLERDQNILIETLALYVRYFLTVSTPVPEAHQEAARAQGRARFEQFIEQLGRHLLRGRSLVKDVVEEIQPDPSQFFGQQDNVPAAAPIDEAAGAPS; from the coding sequence ATGAGCCGCACACGCCTGAACCTTTTCATCGAGCACGAACACGCCAAGCGGCTCGACGAGCTGGCGACCATGAAGGGCTTGTCCAAGTCCTCAATCATCGCCGCCGCGCTGGCCTCGTTCCTGTCGCCCGACTCCGGCGACCAGCGCGAAGCGGCCATCGCCAAACGGCTGGACCGCTTGTCTCGCCAGCTCGACAAGCTGGAGCGGGATCAGAACATCTTGATCGAGACGCTGGCGCTCTACGTGCGCTACTTCCTTACCGTCAGCACGCCGGTGCCGGAAGCGCATCAGGAAGCGGCACGCGCTCAGGGTCGCGCACGCTTCGAGCAGTTTATCGAACAGCTCGGTCGGCATTTGCTGCGTGGGCGCAGCCTGGTCAAGGACGTGGTGGAGGAAATCCAGCCCGACCCCAGCCAGTTCTTCGGCCAGCAGGACAACGTTCCCGCCGCAGCGCCTATCGATGAAGCTGCGGGAGCACCGTCATGA